In one window of Pseudanabaena sp. BC1403 DNA:
- the fabD gene encoding ACP S-malonyltransferase has product MTKNVWIFPGQGSQAVGMGLDLAEIGKDKFDKAEKILGWSILDKSQTDATELAKTEFTQPCLYVISAILSDVLKAKGAKPDAVTGHSLGEYSALYCAGVVDFATGLELVKQRSLLMSEASGGAMTALLGFDRHQLEAAIAQTADVILANDNSNDQVVISGTEAAIKSICEQVKSRRAIPLKVSGAFHSPLMAEAATQFAVTLEKTIFNDAEMPVISNVAPDDATTSGQVIREHLAQQMTSPVRWREICLYLAAQGYETAIEVGSGKVLTGLVRKSAPSLALVNVSTLEQAIAF; this is encoded by the coding sequence ATGACCAAAAATGTATGGATATTTCCTGGGCAAGGCTCTCAGGCAGTGGGTATGGGTTTAGACCTTGCGGAAATAGGCAAGGATAAATTTGACAAGGCGGAGAAAATTTTAGGTTGGTCGATTTTAGATAAATCACAGACTGATGCCACAGAACTAGCTAAAACCGAATTTACCCAGCCTTGCCTGTATGTGATTTCAGCCATTCTTTCTGATGTACTAAAGGCTAAAGGTGCAAAACCTGATGCGGTGACAGGGCATAGCTTGGGCGAATATAGTGCGCTTTATTGTGCAGGTGTTGTGGATTTTGCGACAGGTTTAGAACTAGTAAAACAGCGATCGCTCTTGATGTCTGAAGCAAGTGGTGGCGCGATGACTGCTTTACTTGGATTTGATCGCCATCAATTAGAAGCTGCGATCGCTCAAACCGCAGATGTCATTTTGGCTAATGATAATAGTAATGATCAAGTGGTAATTTCAGGCACGGAAGCCGCAATCAAGTCGATCTGCGAACAGGTCAAGTCTAGGAGGGCAATCCCTTTGAAAGTGAGTGGAGCTTTCCATTCACCACTTATGGCAGAAGCTGCTACGCAATTTGCAGTCACTCTGGAAAAGACAATCTTTAATGATGCGGAGATGCCTGTTATTTCTAATGTAGCGCCAGACGACGCTACAACATCAGGACAAGTTATCCGCGAGCATCTTGCTCAACAAATGACTTCCCCAGTACGTTGGCGCGAGATCTGTTTATATCTGGCTGCTCAAGGTTATGAGACAGCGATCGAAGTTGGTTCAGGCAAAGTTTTAACTGGGCTAGTTAGGAAATCAGCCCCAAGCCTTGCGCTCGTGAATGTTAGTACATTGGAACAAGCGATCGCTTTTTAG
- a CDS encoding HNH endonuclease codes for MAKVLVLNASYEPLNITNWQRAIVLVIKGKAEQVEHNGRMIYPGMPLPTVIRMLQYISIPYKEIPLTRRNILHRDSHSCQYCGHTGDDLTLDHVMPRSRGGGDSWDNIITACVRCNVKKGNRTPKEASMPLKKQPRRPHSGLHFEVTKYLRSGNHDEWQKYIIN; via the coding sequence ATGGCAAAAGTCCTTGTACTAAACGCATCCTATGAACCGCTGAACATCACAAATTGGCAGCGAGCTATTGTGTTGGTCATAAAAGGTAAAGCAGAACAAGTGGAACATAATGGCAGGATGATTTACCCTGGAATGCCACTGCCCACAGTGATCCGAATGTTGCAATATATCAGCATTCCCTATAAAGAAATCCCCCTCACTCGTCGTAATATTCTCCATCGCGACTCCCATTCCTGTCAGTACTGTGGACATACGGGCGATGACCTGACACTGGATCACGTCATGCCGCGATCGCGTGGTGGCGGTGACAGCTGGGACAATATTATTACCGCCTGTGTACGCTGCAACGTCAAAAAAGGCAACCGTACACCCAAAGAAGCTTCTATGCCATTAAAGAAGCAACCACGCCGCCCCCACAGTGGCTTGCATTTCGAGGTAACAAAATACTTGAGATCAGGAAATCATGACGAATGGCAGAAATATATTATTAATTAG